From Coturnix japonica isolate 7356 chromosome 1, Coturnix japonica 2.1, whole genome shotgun sequence, the proteins below share one genomic window:
- the DDX17 gene encoding probable ATP-dependent RNA helicase DDX17, with amino-acid sequence MRGFGDRGRDRDRGGFGASRGGPLPPKKFGNPGERLRKKKWDLNELPKFEKNFYVEHPEVARLTPYEVEELRRKKEITIRGMEGCPKPVFAFHQCSFPQYVMDALMDQNFTEPTPIQCQGFPLALSGRDMVGIAQTGSGKTLAYLLPAIVHINHQPYLERGDGPICLVLAPTRELAQQVQQVADDYGKCSRLKSTCIYGGAPKGPQIRDLERGVEICIATPGRLIDFLEAGKTNLRRCTYLVLDEADRMLDMGFEPQIRKIVDQIRPDRQTLMWSATWPKEVRQLAEDFLQDYVQINVGNLELSANHNILQIVDVCMESEKDHKLIQLMEEIMAEKENKTIIFVETKRRCDDLTRRMRRDGWPAMCIHGDKSQPERDWVLNEFRSGKAPILIATDVASRGLDVEDVKFVINYDYPNSSEDYVHRIGRTARSTNKGTAYTFFTPGNLKQARELIKVLEEANQAINPKLMQLVDHRGGGGGGGGGRSRYRTSSSVNNPNLMYQEECDRRLRGVKEGRRDSGGFRDRERGDSYANGANKTYGSAYGSPNSAFGAAQSQYGYAQGSYGAAAYGTSGYGTAEYSASGYGASTTAATAGRTSQSTTQQQYAGMVGRSGQQPQPLMSQQFPQPPATNVMGYMGQTATYQYPPPPPPPPPSRK; translated from the exons ATGAGGGGCTTCGGGGACCGGGGGCGCGACCGAGACCGCGGCGG GTTTGGAGCAAGCCGTGGTGGTCCTCTTCCTCCAAAGAAATTTGGTAACCCGGGGGAACGCTTACGGAAGAAAAAGTGGGACTTAAATGAACTGCCCAAGTTTGAGAAGAATTTTTACGTGGAACATCCAGAAGTGGCCAGGCTCACTCCA TATGAAGTTGAAgaactgagaaggaagaaagagataaCAATTCGAGGAATGGAGGGCTGCCCCAAGCCTGTGTTTGCCTTCCACCAATGTAGCTTTCCAC AGTATGTGATGGATGCACTGATGGACCAGAATTTCACAGAACCCACTCCAATTCAGTGCCAAGGCTTTCCACTTGCTCTCAGTGGTCGTGATATGGTGGGCATTGCTCAGACTGGCTCTGGGAAGACACTCGCA taccTGTTGCCTGCAATTGTTCACATCAACCACCAGCCATACTTGGAGAGAGGGGATGGCCCAATT TGCCTGGTTCTTGCACCTACCAGGGAGTTGGCCCAGCAAGTGCAGCAGGTTGCTGATGATTATGGCAAATGTTCAAGGCTGAAGAGTACCTGCATTTATGGAGGAGCACCCAAAGGTCCCCAGATCAGAGATCTAGAAAGAG GTGTGGAGATCTGCATTGCTACACCAGGTCGCTTGATTGACTTCCTTGAGGCAGGAAAGACCAACCTTCGTCGGTGTACATACCTTGTGCTGGATGAAGCAGATAGGATGTTGGACATGGGCTTCGAACCCCAAATTCGCAAAATTGTTGACCAGATCAGG cCTGACAGGCAGACTCTAATGTGGAGTGCCACCTGGCCCAAAGAAGTGCGCCAGCTCGCTGAGGACTTCCTGCAGGACTACGTTCAGATCAACGTAGGGAACTTGGAGCTGAGCGCCAACCACAATATCCTGCAGATAGTGGATGTGTGCATGGAGAGTGAGAAAGACCATAA ACTGATACAGCTGATGGAAGAAATCatggcagagaaggaaaataagaccATCATCTTTGTGGAGACAAAGAGGCGATGTGATGATCTCACTCGAAGGATGCGCAGAGATGG TTGGCCAGCTATGTGTATCCATGGAGACAAGAGTCAGCCAGAAAGAGATTGGGTGCTTAATG aGTTTCGCTCTGGAAAGGCTCCTATCCTCATTGCTACCGACGTTGCATCTCGTGGGCTAG ATGTGGAAGACGTTAAATTTGTGATAAACTACGACTATCCGAACAGCTCTGAAGATTACGTGCACCGTATTGGCCGTACCGCACGTAGTACCAACAAAGGTACTGCGTACACGTTCTTCACACCAGGGAACCTGAAACAAGCCAGGGAGCTTATCAAAGTGTTGGAAGAAGCCAATCAAGCCATCAATCCAAAGCTGATGCAGCTTGTGGAccacagaggaggaggaggtggtggtggag GAGGTCGTTCTCGTTATCGAACGAGCAGTTCAGTAAACAACCCTAACCTGATGTACCAGGAAGAGTGTGACAGGAGGCTCCGGGGAGTGAAAGAGGGCCGGAGAGACTCAGGTGGCTTCAGAGACCGTGAGCGTGGTGACAGTTATGCCAACGGAGCCAACAAGACCTATGGCAGTGCCTACGGGAGCCCAAATTCTGCTTTTGGGGCAGCACAAAGCCAGTATGGTTACGCTCAAGGGAGCTATGGAGCAGCTGCCTATGGCACGAGTGGCTATGGCACTGCGGAGTACAGTGCTAGTGGCTATGGTGCCAGCACCACAGCTGCCACCGCTGGGAGAACCTCACAGAGCACTACCCAACAGCAGTATGCAGGGATGGTGGGGCGCTCAGGCCAGCAGCCACAGCCGCTCATGTCACAACAGTTTCCTCAGCCCCCTGCCACTAATGTGATGGGCTATATGGGACAGACTGCCACCTACCAGTACCCACCcccgcccccaccccccccaccctcacGCAAATGA
- the KDELR3 gene encoding ER lumen protein-retaining receptor 3, whose protein sequence is MNIFRILGDVSHLLAIIILLVKIHRSKSCAGISGKSQILFALVFTTRYLDLFTTFISIYNTVMKVIFLLCAYITVYMIYVKFRKTFDRENDSFRLEFLLVPVTGLSFLENHSFTPLEILWTFSIYLESVAILPQLFMISKTGEAETITTHYLFFLGLYRALYIANWVWRYHTEKFYDQIAVVSGVVQTIFYCDFFYLYVTKVLKGKKLSLPMPV, encoded by the exons ATGAACATCTTCCGCATCCTGGGGGACGTCTCCCACTTGTTGGCCATCATCATCCTGCTGGTGAAGATCCACAGGTCCAAGTCCTGCGCTG GTATCTCGGGGAAAAGCCAGATTCTTTTTGCCCTTGTCTTCACTACCCGCTACCTGGACCTGTTCACAACCTTCATCTCCATCTACAACACCGTGATGAAG GTCATCTTTTTGCTCTGTGCCTACATCACCGTGTACATGATCTATGTGAAATTCAGGAAAACGTTTGACAGAGAGAACGACTCCTTTCGCCTGGAGTTCCTCCTGGTCCCCGTCACCGGCCTCTCCTTCCTGGAAAACCACAGCTTCACCCCCCTGGAG ATACTCTGGACCTTCTCCATCTACCTGGAGTCCGTCGCTATCCTCCCTCAGCTCTTCATGATCAGCAAGACGGGGGAAGCAGAGACCATCACAACGCATTACCTTTTCTTCCTGGGCCTCTATCGCGCCCTCTATATTGCCAACTGGGTCTGGCGCTACCACACCGAGAAGTTCTATGACCAGATCGCTGTGGTCTCTGGGGTGGTACAGACCATCTTCTACTGCGACTTCTTCTATCTCTACGTTACCAAAG TcctaaaaggaaagaagctcAGCCTTCCGATGCCTGTTTGA